The Acidimicrobiales bacterium region TCGCCGACGAGCACGGCCAGCACCTGATGGGGCTGGCCAAGGACCTGGCCGGGGCGGCCGGCATGCTGGCCGACCACGGCGCCGACCCCGGCCCGTGGCACCACGGGTTCCTGTTCGCCCCGGCCCTCACGATCGGCGGCGGCACCGGCGAGGTGCAGCGCAACGTGATCGCCGAGCGGGCCCTCGGCCTCCCGAGGGACGCCGACCCCGAGGCCGGCGTCCCCTGGTCCGAAGCCCGCCGGGCGAGGGGGCGAGCGGACTAGGCGGCCAGGCGGTGCAGGTCCCGGCGGGCGTGCCAGCTGTCGGCGAGGTCGGAGATCGGGTGGGCCCGGCGGGCCCGGACGGCGACGAGGACGGCGAGCACGGCGGCCACGCCGCCGATCGCCAGGCCGACCCTGGGGCCGTAGGCCTCGGTGATCCACCCGACGAGCGGCCCGCCGAGCGGGGTGCTGCCGAGGAACACGACGGCATGGAGGGCGAGCACCCGGCCCCGCATGCTGGGGTCGGCGTTCAGCTGGAGCTCGGCGGTGGCGCTCGACATGAACGCGATGCCGGTGAGCCCGACGGGGACGAGGGCGGCGACGGCGAGGGGCAGGGTCGGGGCGGCCGAGGCGACCACGGTCGTGATGCCGAAGGCGGCGGCCGCGCCGACCATGAACCGGGGGCCCCGGCGGGACCGGGAGGCGGCGGCCAGGGCCCCGACGAGGGAGCCCACGCTCATCAGCGAGAACAGCAGCGTGTAGGTGCCGGCGTCGCCCGAGAACGTCTCCTTGGCCAGCAGCGGCAGGACGACCGGGTAGTTGAAGGCGATCGTCCCGATCACCGCGGTCAGCAGCAGCGGCAGGCGGAGGCTCGGCGTCGACCAGACGTAGCGGAGCCCGGCCCTGACCTGGCCCTTCTCCCTGGGCACGGGCGGGGCGGTGCGGAACTCCGAGGGCCGCATGGCGGCCAGGGCGGCGAGCACGGCGACGAACGAGGCCGAGTTCAGCAGGAAGCACCAGCCGACGCCGGCCCCGGCGATCAGCACGCCGGCGATGGCCGGCCCGACGATGCGCGAGGCGGTGATCACCGCGCTGTTGAGGCCGACGGCGTTGGGCACGTCGTCGGTGGGGACGAGGTCGGTGACGAAGGCCCGCCTGGCCGGGTTGTCGGCGGCCGTCACGCAGCCGAGGGCGAACGCGATCACCCACACCCAGGTCAGGGTGGCCGTGCCGGCCAGGGTCAGCAGGCCGAGGGCCAGCGCGCAGAGCAGGGCCGCCGTCTGGGTGACGAACAGCACCCGGCGCTTGTCGAAGCGGTCGGCGAGCACCCCGGCCCAGGCCCCGAACAGCAGGACGGGGGCGAACTGGAGGGCGGTCGTGATGCCGAGCTCCACGCCGTTGCCGCCGAGGTCGAGCACCAGCCACACCTGGGCCACCTGCTGCACCCACGTGCCCGTCATCGAGATGGCGAGGCCGGCGAAGAACAGGCGGAAGTTGCGGGATGCGAACGACCGGAACGTCTGGTGGGACCAGAGGCGCACCTTCGTCACGGCCGGTCCTCGGCGGCCAGGCGCTCCAGCACCTCGGCGGCCCGCTCGAGCACGGCGAGGTCCTCGGGGTCGAGGGCCCGCAGGCGACGGGACAGGTAGGCGTTCTTGCGGGTCCTCGCCCGGTTCAGGCTCCGCCGGCCCTCGGCGGTGATCCGCACCCGGGTGACGCGCCGGTCGGCGGCGTCGGTCTCCCGGGCGACCAGGCCCTGCTCCTCG contains the following coding sequences:
- a CDS encoding MFS transporter, which translates into the protein MTKVRLWSHQTFRSFASRNFRLFFAGLAISMTGTWVQQVAQVWLVLDLGGNGVELGITTALQFAPVLLFGAWAGVLADRFDKRRVLFVTQTAALLCALALGLLTLAGTATLTWVWVIAFALGCVTAADNPARRAFVTDLVPTDDVPNAVGLNSAVITASRIVGPAIAGVLIAGAGVGWCFLLNSASFVAVLAALAAMRPSEFRTAPPVPREKGQVRAGLRYVWSTPSLRLPLLLTAVIGTIAFNYPVVLPLLAKETFSGDAGTYTLLFSLMSVGSLVGALAAASRSRRGPRFMVGAAAAFGITTVVASAAPTLPLAVAALVPVGLTGIAFMSSATAELQLNADPSMRGRVLALHAVVFLGSTPLGGPLVGWITEAYGPRVGLAIGGVAAVLAVLVAVRARRAHPISDLADSWHARRDLHRLAA
- a CDS encoding MarR family transcriptional regulator; amino-acid sequence: MEQTTVDTAELAARLRLAVTRLARRLRQQAGSGLTPSMTAALASVERAGSPTIGALAAAEQVSAPTMSVVVGKLEEQGLVARETDAADRRVTRVRITAEGRRSLNRARTRKNAYLSRRLRALDPEDLAVLERAAEVLERLAAEDRP